One genomic region from Marinobacter szutsaonensis encodes:
- a CDS encoding flagellar motor protein MotA has product MSNPKHTLFWMTLFLGVVVVVGVLIHKPLITAFMANWVFNLLIVGVLIVGIALTYRQVFVLFPELRWIAQFRTGHAGLSVVQEPRLLKPLARQLGEDAKRDRFTLSTLSLRTVLDGIHSRMDEQREITRYFISLLVFLGLLGTFWGLLGTINAVGQVITGLDMSQEDFGKVFAELQDGLLKPLEGMGTAFSSSLLGLGGSLILGFLDIQAGHAQNRFYDGLEEWLTGVTNLVDRVDDEKELS; this is encoded by the coding sequence ATGAGCAATCCCAAACACACTCTTTTCTGGATGACACTGTTCCTCGGCGTGGTGGTGGTCGTAGGTGTTCTGATCCACAAGCCGCTGATCACCGCCTTCATGGCCAACTGGGTCTTTAACCTGCTGATCGTCGGCGTTCTGATCGTCGGCATTGCCCTGACCTATCGGCAGGTCTTCGTGCTGTTTCCGGAGCTGCGCTGGATTGCCCAGTTCCGCACCGGCCATGCCGGCCTTTCCGTGGTACAGGAACCCCGCCTGCTCAAACCACTGGCCCGGCAGCTGGGCGAAGACGCCAAACGGGACCGCTTCACGCTATCCACCCTCTCCCTGCGCACAGTGCTGGACGGCATTCACTCACGCATGGATGAGCAGCGGGAGATCACCCGCTATTTCATCAGCCTGCTGGTGTTCCTGGGCCTGCTGGGCACCTTCTGGGGGCTGCTGGGTACCATCAATGCCGTGGGTCAGGTGATCACCGGGCTGGACATGAGCCAGGAGGATTTCGGCAAGGTATTTGCGGAACTGCAGGACGGCCTGCTCAAGCCGCTGGAGGGTATGGGCACGGCGTTCAGCTCGTCGCTTCTGGGACTCGGTGGCTCGCTGATCCTGGGCTTTCTCGACATCCAGGCCGGTCACGCCCAGAACCGCTTCTATGACGGCTTGGAGGAATGGCTGACAGGCGTAACCAACCTGGTCGACCGGGTCGATGACGAGAAAGAGCTGTCATGA
- a CDS encoding AraC family transcriptional regulator, whose translation MFSQSLAAATIFHGAHPEDVSAFVNRHIGSHSLDLLGGENRASSLSYREFAGFGLSRVSYGNHVRVKSPALEDIYHFQIVTRGECRWRQGNDCLTMRRGQALMVNPDEAIDLEYSPECEKVIIKVPESVLNSARGSLCRTAIRFDRVPVNLALCPSLTNVLEAVFAEFEEAGDEEAPEISLSYREIILKKLLRVFPSNLADQESGSAATPAVERMVRYIEQNVKEDIGVDELSQVSNMSVRSIYNAFSRAFSTTPKTYVKQVKLRQLREDLLRGQCRNITEVALDYGFCHLGRFSSDYRKLFGELPSETVRLVG comes from the coding sequence ATGTTCTCCCAATCCCTAGCCGCCGCCACGATCTTTCACGGTGCCCATCCCGAGGACGTCTCGGCGTTCGTCAATCGTCATATTGGAAGCCACAGCCTGGATCTGCTGGGCGGGGAAAACCGGGCGTCGAGCCTGAGTTATCGTGAATTTGCCGGCTTTGGTCTGTCACGCGTCAGCTATGGCAACCATGTCCGGGTCAAAAGCCCGGCCCTGGAGGACATTTACCACTTCCAGATCGTGACCCGCGGAGAGTGTCGGTGGCGTCAGGGCAACGACTGTCTGACCATGCGCCGTGGCCAGGCGCTGATGGTGAATCCGGATGAGGCTATCGATCTCGAATACAGCCCGGAGTGTGAGAAAGTCATCATCAAGGTGCCGGAATCGGTGCTGAATTCGGCACGGGGTAGCTTATGCAGGACGGCCATCCGTTTCGATCGGGTACCGGTTAACCTGGCCTTGTGTCCGTCGTTGACCAATGTTCTGGAGGCTGTGTTTGCGGAGTTCGAGGAGGCCGGTGATGAAGAGGCTCCGGAAATCTCGCTGTCCTACCGCGAGATTATTCTGAAAAAGCTGCTCCGGGTATTTCCCAGTAATCTGGCGGACCAGGAATCCGGATCCGCTGCTACGCCGGCGGTTGAGCGTATGGTCCGTTACATCGAGCAGAACGTGAAGGAGGACATCGGCGTGGACGAGCTGTCGCAGGTTTCCAACATGAGCGTCCGCTCCATCTACAATGCGTTTTCAAGAGCGTTCTCAACCACCCCGAAAACCTATGTGAAGCAGGTCAAACTTCGGCAGTTGCGGGAAGATCTGCTGCGGGGCCAGTGCCGCAACATCACCGAAGTGGCCCTGGATTACGGTTTCTGTCACCTGGGCCGTTTCTCGTCCGACTACCGCAAGCTGTTTGGGGAACTGCCCTCGGAGACGGTCCGGCTGGTGGGTTGA
- a CDS encoding IclR family transcriptional regulator, with protein sequence MAEESPKRQGIGSLEIGLHILDYISNAARPPTLKELSGALDLSPSRAHKYLVSLLREGYINQVNQTQYTLGNSSLTLGISALRRINPIQLSYEAVDQLNEDTDKTVSVTVWNGNGPLVIKWLDSSQPISVNVRLGAELSALNSAAGRIYLASLPEKRRRELIDQHYRSTRTLPKHRGEDIPREKLGAHLEKIRAQGYCAFFSDYLPEINVLSMPVHDLNGNIVTVITLLGLERDTDIGEGSELFNQVRECALKVTRQICGQPTSRTVSEGSSPNSLR encoded by the coding sequence ATGGCAGAAGAAAGTCCCAAACGACAAGGCATCGGTTCCCTCGAAATCGGCCTCCACATCCTCGACTACATCTCCAACGCTGCCAGGCCGCCGACGCTGAAGGAACTGTCCGGAGCGCTGGACCTGTCCCCGAGTCGCGCTCACAAGTATCTGGTGAGCCTCCTTCGCGAGGGCTACATCAACCAGGTCAACCAGACCCAGTACACTCTCGGTAATTCCAGCCTCACTCTGGGCATCTCGGCCCTGCGCCGGATCAACCCGATCCAGTTATCCTACGAGGCGGTGGACCAGCTGAACGAGGACACCGACAAGACCGTTTCGGTGACGGTCTGGAACGGCAACGGTCCCCTGGTGATCAAGTGGCTGGATTCCAGTCAGCCGATCTCGGTGAACGTGCGCCTGGGTGCGGAACTGTCGGCCCTGAACTCGGCCGCCGGCCGGATTTACCTGGCCAGCTTGCCGGAAAAACGGCGCCGGGAGCTGATCGACCAGCATTACCGTTCCACCCGCACCCTCCCGAAACATCGGGGAGAAGACATTCCAAGGGAAAAGCTCGGAGCCCATCTGGAGAAGATCCGCGCACAGGGCTATTGCGCTTTCTTCAGCGATTATCTGCCGGAGATCAACGTCTTGAGCATGCCGGTACACGACCTGAACGGGAACATCGTTACCGTCATCACCCTGCTCGGCCTGGAACGGGATACCGACATCGGCGAGGGATCGGAGCTGTTCAACCAGGTGCGCGAGTGCGCGCTCAAGGTCACCCGGCAGATCTGCGGTCAACCCACCAGCCGGACCGTCTCCGAGGGCAGTTCCCCAAACAGCTTGCGGTAG
- a CDS encoding porin, producing the protein MNYRNSLLALAIASGLSAAPAAQAVDLGTYNDTSFSIGGYLKAEGIFEDPETGDSRFFGRANQSRFNLKTVTQKQGHTVVGFVEGDFYGGDYPGEDNDWRLRHAFIKIDNATVGQTWTGQFWAVAHTDYLDFLGGPRGTLGGLNFRTTLASYEFAGFRVTAQDPVYNDADIPDLAVNYTLNSESGHKLILTASGREVDNGDFVAGGAIGTKFMLGRHSLNLNAHHGEGLGAFSGVGVGGSLSGDVENGDAVSQTGLNAGFRYVFNDQWRANIAYTKVEVDDQAETDYEAHRVNLIHNIIPELEVGVEWRKYNLAFGPLIPEGQQVEVMAKYSF; encoded by the coding sequence ATGAACTATCGCAATTCCCTTCTGGCGCTGGCGATCGCTTCCGGTCTCAGCGCCGCACCCGCCGCCCAGGCGGTCGATCTCGGCACCTACAACGACACCAGCTTCAGCATCGGCGGCTACCTGAAGGCCGAAGGCATCTTCGAAGACCCCGAAACCGGCGACAGCCGCTTCTTTGGCCGGGCCAACCAGAGCCGCTTCAACCTGAAAACCGTCACCCAGAAGCAGGGTCATACGGTGGTGGGCTTCGTGGAGGGCGACTTCTACGGCGGGGACTACCCGGGCGAAGACAACGACTGGCGCCTGCGCCACGCCTTCATCAAGATCGATAATGCCACCGTTGGCCAGACCTGGACCGGCCAGTTCTGGGCCGTAGCCCACACCGACTACCTGGACTTCCTCGGTGGACCGCGTGGCACCCTGGGCGGGCTCAACTTCCGCACCACCCTGGCCAGCTATGAGTTTGCCGGATTCCGGGTGACCGCACAGGATCCGGTCTACAATGACGCCGACATCCCCGACCTGGCGGTCAACTACACCCTGAACTCCGAGTCCGGACACAAGCTGATCCTGACCGCCAGCGGCCGGGAAGTGGACAACGGCGACTTCGTCGCTGGCGGCGCCATCGGCACCAAATTCATGCTCGGTCGCCACAGCCTGAACCTCAACGCCCACCATGGTGAAGGCCTCGGCGCCTTTTCCGGTGTCGGTGTGGGTGGTTCCCTGTCCGGCGATGTGGAGAATGGCGACGCGGTCAGCCAGACCGGCCTGAATGCCGGGTTCCGCTATGTCTTCAACGACCAGTGGCGAGCCAATATCGCCTACACAAAGGTCGAGGTGGACGACCAGGCGGAAACCGATTACGAAGCCCACCGGGTCAACCTGATCCACAACATTATCCCGGAGCTGGAAGTCGGGGTTGAGTGGCGCAAGTACAACCTGGCCTTCGGCCCGCTGATTCCGGAAGGACAGCAGGTCGAGGTAATGGCCAAGTACTCGTTCTGA
- a CDS encoding ABC transporter ATP-binding protein — protein MSTALLEIKNINTLYGRSHILHDLSFRLDKGQSMSLMGRNGMGKTTTLKSILGLVPPRSGHVYFDGEDIGKLPTWKRMRRDIAYVPEGRGMFHNLTVKEHLQMAARPGSDGQTSWDYDRVMETFPRLQERLSNLGTELSGGEQQMLAIGRALVTNPRLMILDEATEGLAPLIRQDIWNVITTIRESGISTLVVDKNIKALKKLCDRHVVLVKGKVHFDGSSEDLAQNLEKVETALSV, from the coding sequence ATGAGCACGGCACTACTGGAAATCAAGAACATCAACACCCTGTACGGGCGCAGCCATATTCTGCACGACCTGTCGTTCCGTCTCGACAAGGGCCAGTCCATGAGCCTGATGGGCCGTAACGGCATGGGCAAGACCACCACCCTGAAGTCCATCCTCGGTCTTGTGCCGCCCCGAAGCGGGCACGTGTACTTTGATGGCGAGGACATCGGCAAACTGCCCACCTGGAAGCGCATGCGCCGGGACATCGCCTACGTGCCCGAGGGCCGGGGCATGTTCCACAACCTGACCGTGAAGGAACACCTCCAGATGGCCGCCCGTCCGGGCAGCGACGGCCAGACCAGCTGGGATTACGACCGGGTGATGGAAACCTTCCCGCGCCTGCAGGAGCGGCTGTCCAACCTGGGTACCGAGCTGTCCGGCGGCGAACAGCAGATGCTGGCCATCGGCCGGGCCCTGGTCACCAATCCGCGCCTGATGATCCTGGACGAGGCCACCGAAGGCCTGGCACCGCTCATTCGCCAGGACATCTGGAACGTGATTACCACCATCCGGGAATCCGGAATATCGACCCTGGTGGTGGACAAGAACATCAAGGCGCTCAAGAAGTTATGTGACCGCCACGTGGTACTGGTCAAGGGAAAGGTGCACTTTGACGGCAGCTCCGAAGACCTGGCTCAGAATCTGGAAAAGGTTGAAACCGCACTGAGTGTGTAA
- a CDS encoding ABC transporter ATP-binding protein gives MANDIVLETEALSKHWGGIKALNDISLQFRDRQLHGVVGPNGAGKSTLLNMLCGSLKPTSGCIFHKGQRIDTLKPWKFVRRGIGRSFQKTNIYPEVTCLENCAISAQRRFGGNFNLFASRHSNKMVRKAAEQALAQVGLEDRTHTIAAEISYGEQRQLEIAMVLATDPCILLLDEPMAGMGHEESQRIIELLKELKQTYCIVLVEHDMDAIFELSDQLTVLDNGRHLITGTVDEVRADPRVKEAYLGAEEDDAEEQAA, from the coding sequence ATGGCTAACGACATCGTTCTGGAAACCGAAGCCCTCAGCAAGCACTGGGGCGGCATCAAGGCCCTCAACGACATCAGCCTGCAGTTCCGGGACCGGCAGCTGCATGGTGTGGTAGGTCCCAACGGCGCTGGCAAGAGCACCCTGCTGAACATGCTGTGCGGAAGCCTGAAACCCACCTCCGGATGTATTTTCCACAAGGGCCAGCGCATCGACACCCTGAAGCCCTGGAAGTTCGTGCGCCGCGGGATCGGCCGCAGCTTCCAGAAGACCAACATCTATCCGGAAGTGACCTGCCTGGAGAACTGCGCGATCTCGGCACAGCGCCGTTTCGGCGGCAACTTCAACCTGTTCGCCTCCCGTCACAGCAACAAGATGGTGCGCAAGGCCGCCGAGCAGGCCCTGGCCCAAGTGGGCCTCGAGGACCGGACCCACACCATTGCCGCCGAGATTTCCTACGGCGAGCAGCGGCAGCTGGAAATCGCCATGGTACTGGCCACCGATCCCTGCATCCTGTTGTTGGACGAGCCCATGGCCGGCATGGGGCACGAGGAGTCCCAGCGCATCATCGAGTTACTCAAAGAACTCAAGCAGACCTACTGCATCGTGCTGGTGGAGCACGACATGGATGCCATTTTCGAGCTCTCGGACCAGCTCACGGTACTGGACAACGGTCGCCACCTGATTACCGGCACGGTGGATGAGGTACGGGCCGACCCGCGAGTGAAAGAAGCCTACCTGGGCGCGGAAGAGGACGATGCAGAGGAGCAAGCGGCATGA
- a CDS encoding branched-chain amino acid ABC transporter permease → MIFEKRTERILVPMFFMVALFVPLFLESNSFFVGKVTTIIILSIFVMSLDFLVGRVGLITLGHALFYGLGGYLFVILSPEYEAVNFWVYTFYICSISALIALVTGAVVLRTTGIYFIMITLAISQMMFYYFFDSLEYGGDDGMFIFMKPETSIFGLSFLNLDDPQHFYYLALFSLFNTLVFFKVVLRSRFGRIVEATKQNPDRTEALGYNIFAFRLTCYVIGSTLGAYAGFLFALQYGFVNPSFLAWEMSGTALVMSILGGLGTIYGAILGTFTYEGLQYFFEHLTEDWLLFMGSAIILMVIVLRKGIAGYLEKLLEK, encoded by the coding sequence ATGATTTTCGAGAAACGCACCGAGCGCATCCTCGTCCCGATGTTCTTCATGGTGGCCCTGTTCGTGCCACTGTTTCTGGAGTCCAACTCCTTTTTCGTGGGCAAGGTGACGACCATCATCATCCTGTCCATCTTCGTGATGTCCCTGGATTTCCTGGTCGGCCGGGTTGGCCTGATCACCCTGGGCCACGCGCTGTTTTACGGTCTGGGTGGCTACCTGTTTGTCATCCTGTCACCGGAATACGAAGCGGTGAATTTCTGGGTGTACACCTTCTACATCTGCAGCATTTCCGCCCTGATCGCCCTGGTGACCGGCGCCGTCGTGCTCCGGACCACGGGTATCTACTTCATCATGATCACTCTGGCGATCTCCCAGATGATGTTCTACTACTTCTTCGACTCGCTCGAGTACGGCGGCGACGATGGCATGTTCATCTTCATGAAGCCCGAGACCAGCATCTTCGGCCTCAGCTTCCTGAACCTGGATGACCCGCAGCACTTCTACTACCTGGCGCTGTTCTCCCTGTTCAACACCCTGGTGTTCTTCAAGGTGGTGCTGCGTTCGCGCTTCGGCCGCATCGTCGAGGCCACCAAGCAGAACCCGGACCGCACCGAGGCCCTCGGCTACAACATTTTCGCCTTCCGGCTCACCTGCTATGTGATCGGCAGCACCCTGGGGGCCTACGCCGGCTTCCTGTTCGCCCTGCAATACGGCTTTGTGAACCCATCCTTCCTGGCCTGGGAGATGTCGGGCACGGCGCTTGTCATGTCCATCCTGGGCGGTCTGGGTACCATCTACGGCGCCATCCTCGGCACCTTCACCTATGAAGGCCTGCAGTACTTCTTCGAACACCTGACCGAAGACTGGCTGCTGTTCATGGGCTCCGCCATCATCCTGATGGTCATCGTGCTGCGCAAAGGCATTGCCGGCTACCTGGAAAAGCTTCTGGAGAAATAA
- a CDS encoding branched-chain amino acid ABC transporter permease — protein sequence MTTELFFVQLINGLQYGLLLFLIASGLTLVFGVMGILNLAHGSMYMVGAYLVWYFATVTGSFTVSAVLSAIIALSLGILIERVLIQRLYNRNHLDQVLLTIGMIFVFNSLQSILFGNDPYGVAVPGALDGGIPFTDNSSYPIYRIFAALVCVAIAGVLYYVVSRTRLGMLIRAGESNREMVEALGVNIKSLYTIVFAIGVMLAAVSGIIAAPMRSIVPGMGESVLITCFVVVVIGGMGSIKGAFVGALLVGLISTFAAVLIPSMSNMIIYIFMILVLLVKPQGLFAK from the coding sequence ATGACGACCGAACTCTTCTTCGTGCAACTTATCAACGGCCTTCAGTACGGCTTGCTGCTGTTCCTGATTGCCTCCGGACTGACGCTGGTGTTTGGCGTTATGGGCATCCTGAACCTGGCCCATGGCTCCATGTACATGGTGGGCGCCTACCTGGTGTGGTACTTCGCCACCGTCACCGGCAGCTTCACTGTCTCGGCGGTGCTATCCGCCATCATCGCTCTGAGCCTCGGCATCCTGATCGAACGGGTGCTGATCCAGCGGCTGTATAACCGCAACCACCTGGATCAGGTACTGCTCACCATCGGCATGATCTTCGTGTTCAACTCGTTGCAGAGCATCCTGTTCGGCAACGATCCCTACGGTGTGGCGGTGCCCGGCGCCCTGGACGGCGGCATTCCGTTTACCGACAACTCCAGCTACCCCATCTACCGCATTTTCGCGGCCCTGGTCTGCGTGGCCATCGCCGGCGTGCTGTATTACGTGGTGTCCCGCACCCGTCTGGGCATGCTGATCCGCGCGGGGGAATCGAACCGGGAGATGGTGGAAGCCCTGGGCGTCAATATCAAAAGCCTCTACACCATCGTGTTTGCCATCGGCGTCATGCTGGCCGCCGTCTCCGGCATCATCGCCGCCCCCATGCGCTCGATCGTGCCGGGCATGGGCGAGAGCGTGTTGATCACCTGTTTTGTGGTGGTGGTCATCGGCGGCATGGGGTCAATCAAAGGTGCCTTCGTGGGTGCGTTGCTGGTGGGTCTGATCAGTACCTTCGCTGCCGTTCTGATTCCAAGCATGTCCAACATGATTATCTACATCTTTATGATCCTGGTGCTGCTGGTAAAGCCCCAGGGCCTGTTCGCCAAGTAA
- a CDS encoding ABC transporter substrate-binding protein, with protein MSRMKTLASAVLATTLAATATTSAAATDPVKVGVMLPFSGIYAQLGEAGRDGLKLALKEKAAELHGADIEFIEMDTEAKPARAPELASSMLGQHEADFVIGPVHSGVAMGMIKVLRGKDTVMIIPNAGAAAATGPLCSPNIFRTSFSSWQPSYPMGKIALDKGYKDVYLISWNYGMGRESLEAFEESFKAGGGNVVKKVLMPFPSTNFQPHISDIAAQDPDAVFVFFAGGGAIKFVKDYDAMGLRGKIPLLGSGFLTEGTLEAQGEAAEGVITGLHYAEQLDVPKNQEFREAFNTEYGHYPDIYAVQGYDAGLAIANTINQLNGDVSDKQAVIDTMAKLTINSPRGDFTFSRAHNPVQNIYLREVKDGVNVVTSVAAEALEDPARGCKL; from the coding sequence ATGTCCCGTATGAAAACCCTGGCCAGCGCCGTTCTGGCTACCACCCTTGCCGCCACGGCAACCACGTCCGCAGCAGCCACTGATCCGGTCAAGGTCGGCGTCATGCTTCCGTTCAGCGGCATCTACGCCCAGCTGGGTGAAGCGGGCCGCGATGGTCTGAAGCTGGCCCTGAAGGAGAAGGCCGCAGAACTGCACGGCGCCGACATCGAGTTCATCGAGATGGATACCGAAGCCAAGCCGGCCCGTGCCCCGGAACTGGCCTCGTCCATGCTCGGCCAGCACGAAGCCGACTTTGTGATCGGTCCGGTGCACTCCGGGGTGGCCATGGGGATGATCAAGGTGCTGCGAGGCAAAGACACCGTGATGATCATTCCGAACGCCGGCGCCGCCGCAGCCACCGGCCCACTGTGCTCACCGAACATTTTCCGCACCTCCTTCTCCTCCTGGCAGCCGTCCTACCCCATGGGCAAGATCGCCCTCGATAAGGGCTACAAGGACGTGTATCTGATCAGCTGGAACTACGGCATGGGCCGGGAAAGCCTCGAGGCCTTCGAGGAATCCTTCAAGGCCGGCGGCGGCAACGTGGTCAAGAAGGTGCTGATGCCCTTCCCCTCCACCAACTTCCAGCCGCACATCAGTGACATTGCCGCTCAGGATCCGGACGCCGTGTTCGTGTTCTTCGCCGGCGGCGGCGCCATCAAGTTCGTGAAGGACTACGACGCCATGGGCCTGCGCGGCAAGATTCCGCTGCTGGGTTCCGGCTTCCTCACTGAAGGTACGCTGGAAGCCCAGGGTGAAGCCGCCGAGGGTGTGATCACCGGCCTGCACTACGCCGAGCAGCTGGATGTACCGAAAAACCAGGAATTCCGGGAAGCCTTCAATACCGAGTATGGCCACTACCCGGACATCTACGCGGTTCAGGGCTATGACGCCGGTCTGGCTATCGCCAATACCATCAACCAGCTCAACGGTGATGTCAGCGACAAACAGGCGGTGATTGACACCATGGCGAAGCTGACCATCAACAGCCCCCGTGGCGACTTCACTTTCTCCCGGGCCCATAACCCGGTGCAGAACATCTACCTGCGGGAAGTGAAAGATGGCGTGAACGTGGTGACGAGCGTCGCGGCCGAAGCGCTGGAAGATCCGGCCCGCGGCTGCAAGCTCTGA
- a CDS encoding ABC transporter substrate-binding protein has translation MHAMTAVFVGALVRVAGITLFTFALGAGSVTMAGERLYLFTQNYPPLHTSTTGKDFAHTADDIEGVCSDMVKAILARSGYDYVMKMRAWSYAFERGQGNANHGVFCTARTDEREDLFQWVGPLMSLRWTLFAAPGSSITLSSLEDARGLRIAGYKGDVMSEYLLDRGFNMTMGAFGAVNARRLILDQADLWVADAVMGPMVARSEYGIEGLRPVLEFKETPLYLSMSKETSPEIVADLQQALDAARKSGQLGALLSRAEPESATD, from the coding sequence ATGCACGCGATGACTGCCGTTTTCGTCGGCGCCCTTGTTCGGGTCGCCGGTATTACATTATTCACCTTCGCACTGGGCGCCGGCTCCGTCACCATGGCGGGCGAGCGTCTCTACCTGTTCACCCAGAACTACCCCCCTTTGCATACTTCCACAACCGGTAAGGATTTTGCCCACACGGCGGACGATATTGAGGGTGTATGCAGTGACATGGTAAAGGCCATTCTGGCGCGCTCCGGGTATGACTATGTGATGAAAATGCGGGCCTGGAGCTATGCGTTCGAGCGAGGTCAGGGGAATGCGAACCATGGTGTGTTCTGCACCGCCCGAACCGATGAGCGTGAGGATCTGTTCCAGTGGGTCGGGCCCCTGATGTCACTGCGATGGACCCTTTTTGCGGCGCCGGGTTCCAGCATTACCCTCTCCAGCCTTGAAGATGCCAGAGGCTTGCGGATTGCCGGTTACAAGGGGGATGTCATGTCTGAATACCTGTTAGATCGGGGCTTCAATATGACGATGGGGGCCTTTGGCGCGGTCAACGCCCGACGGCTTATTCTGGATCAGGCGGACCTGTGGGTGGCCGATGCGGTCATGGGGCCGATGGTGGCGCGCTCGGAGTATGGTATTGAGGGATTGCGGCCGGTGCTCGAATTCAAGGAAACACCGCTGTATCTGTCGATGAGCAAGGAAACGTCGCCGGAGATTGTGGCCGATCTTCAACAGGCCCTGGATGCTGCCCGCAAATCCGGTCAGCTGGGGGCGCTGCTCTCCCGGGCGGAGCCGGAGTCGGCAACGGATTAA
- a CDS encoding alpha/beta fold hydrolase, protein MSFLNHNGRTICYRLLGDSEKPLLVLAHPLGMTQGVWDDMLPALLGKFRVLTWDLPGHGASSAWPESAGEITPDDLAQEALTLAQVAGTKAFHFAGTSIGGVIGQQLVAEYSDSLISATLTNTGAIIGTSEAWNLRASNVRAKGLAAMAGEIVPRWFGPAACKEQPALLDGWKVIMGRGDDNSYALLCEMLGKADFREKLRGRDLPLLLIGGADDLATPPESLKALAQFSGSPDPVILDGIGHVPSVECPGSFSEILINHLA, encoded by the coding sequence ATGTCATTTCTGAACCATAACGGCCGAACTATCTGCTACCGCCTGCTCGGCGACAGCGAGAAGCCCCTGCTGGTACTGGCGCATCCCCTGGGCATGACCCAGGGTGTCTGGGACGACATGTTGCCGGCCCTACTGGGCAAGTTCCGGGTGCTGACCTGGGATCTGCCCGGGCACGGCGCCAGCAGCGCCTGGCCGGAAAGCGCCGGGGAAATCACCCCGGATGACCTGGCCCAGGAAGCCCTGACCCTGGCGCAGGTGGCCGGCACCAAGGCCTTTCACTTTGCCGGCACGTCCATCGGCGGAGTTATTGGCCAGCAGCTGGTTGCCGAATACAGCGACAGCCTGATTTCCGCCACACTGACCAACACAGGCGCCATCATCGGCACTTCAGAAGCCTGGAATCTCCGTGCTTCCAACGTCCGCGCCAAGGGCCTTGCCGCCATGGCCGGAGAGATTGTGCCGCGCTGGTTCGGTCCGGCGGCCTGCAAGGAGCAACCGGCATTGCTCGACGGCTGGAAAGTAATCATGGGTCGCGGTGACGACAACAGCTATGCCCTGCTGTGCGAGATGCTGGGCAAGGCGGATTTCCGCGAGAAACTGCGGGGCCGCGATCTGCCTTTGCTACTGATCGGCGGGGCCGACGACTTGGCCACTCCGCCGGAATCACTGAAGGCCCTGGCGCAGTTCAGTGGCTCCCCGGATCCGGTCATCCTGGACGGAATCGGCCACGTACCGTCGGTGGAATGCCCGGGAAGTTTCAGCGAGATCCTGATCAACCACTTGGCCTGA